A window of Microcystis aeruginosa FD4 contains these coding sequences:
- a CDS encoding glucokinase — translation MTILLGGDIGGTKTILRLVDCQNSADSPQPLLITLDQEIYPSKQYPDLVPIVQQFLARQVTVLPVEKACFGIAGPVVNNSSELTNLSWFLTGDRLSQELQIERVKLINDFAAIGYGVLELAPEELHNLQSAPAVPEAPIAVIGAGTGLGEGFLIPVSKGKYRVFASEGSHADFAPRSSLEYQLLNYLLELYNIERLSVERVVSGPGITSIYRFLHDSNYSQSSPAMAEIYRTWLEEMDKTQKTVDLAAKIATFAQDDSDYLCYQTMKIFVEAYGAEAGNLALKLLPYGGLYIAGGIAAKNLPLMTEGSFMKAFRAKGRMRELLSNIPVHIVLNTQVGLMGAVSCASQL, via the coding sequence ATGACGATTCTTTTAGGGGGAGATATCGGGGGAACCAAAACAATCCTGCGTTTAGTGGATTGCCAAAACTCAGCGGATAGTCCCCAACCCCTGCTAATTACTCTCGATCAAGAAATTTATCCTAGTAAACAATACCCCGATCTGGTGCCGATTGTCCAGCAGTTTTTAGCCCGACAAGTCACTGTTCTCCCAGTGGAAAAAGCTTGTTTCGGTATTGCCGGTCCTGTGGTTAACAATAGTTCCGAATTGACTAATTTAAGTTGGTTCCTCACTGGCGATCGCCTAAGCCAGGAGCTGCAGATTGAGCGAGTAAAATTAATTAATGATTTTGCGGCGATCGGTTATGGGGTGTTAGAATTAGCCCCAGAGGAGCTGCACAATCTACAGTCGGCCCCGGCAGTACCAGAGGCCCCGATTGCGGTTATTGGTGCAGGAACTGGGTTAGGAGAGGGTTTTTTGATTCCTGTCTCGAAGGGTAAATATCGGGTGTTTGCTAGTGAAGGTTCCCACGCCGATTTTGCTCCTCGATCGAGTTTAGAATATCAATTATTAAATTATCTCTTGGAACTCTATAATATCGAGCGCCTTTCGGTGGAGCGAGTGGTTTCCGGCCCTGGAATCACTTCTATCTATCGATTTCTCCACGATAGTAACTATAGTCAGTCATCGCCAGCCATGGCGGAAATTTACCGCACTTGGTTAGAAGAAATGGATAAAACGCAAAAAACCGTCGATTTAGCGGCTAAAATCGCCACTTTTGCCCAAGATGACTCGGATTATCTTTGTTATCAAACCATGAAAATCTTTGTCGAGGCCTACGGTGCGGAAGCGGGCAATTTAGCCCTCAAGTTGCTTCCCTACGGAGGATTATACATAGCGGGAGGGATTGCGGCCAAAAATCTTCCCCTAATGACCGAGGGTAGCTTTATGAAGGCTTTTCGGGCTAAAGGTCGGATGAGGGAGCTATTAAGCAATATTCCCGTGCATATCGTTCTTAATACCCAAGTGGGACTAATGGGGGCAGTTTCCTGCGCTAGTCAGCTTTGA
- a CDS encoding RNA-guided endonuclease InsQ/TnpB family protein: MEKAYSFRFYPTPEQESLLRRTLGCVRLVYNKALHLRTQAWYEKQERVGYTETSSMLTDWKKQEELDFLNEVSCVPLQQGLRHLQTAFTNFFAGRTKYPNFKKKHQGVSAEFTKSAFKFKDKQIYLAKCTEPLPIRWSRQIPDGCEPSTVTVRLHPSGRWHISIRFDDPTIKPLPPTDKAIGIDLGISSLVITSDGDKVSNPKHFKKHYQRLRKAQKSLSRKQKGSKNREKARIKVARIHAQITDSRKDHLHKLTTQLVRENQTIVVENLAIKNLVKNPKLSQAISDVSWGEITRQLAYKCRWYGRNYLEIDRWFPSSKRCSNCGYIAEKMPLNIREWDCPDCGTHHDRDINASKNILAAGLAVSVCRATIRPEQSKSVKAGAKNPSGKKQKPKS; encoded by the coding sequence ATGGAAAAAGCCTATTCGTTTCGATTTTACCCCACACCCGAACAAGAGTCGCTATTGCGGCGCACTTTGGGCTGTGTAAGATTGGTTTACAATAAAGCTCTCCATCTCAGAACACAAGCATGGTACGAAAAGCAAGAAAGAGTAGGATATACTGAAACTTCTTCAATGCTAACCGATTGGAAAAAGCAAGAAGAATTAGACTTTTTAAACGAAGTTAGTTGTGTACCTTTACAACAAGGGTTAAGACATTTACAAACAGCTTTCACTAATTTCTTTGCTGGTCGTACTAAGTATCCTAACTTTAAGAAAAAACATCAGGGAGTAAGTGCCGAATTTACCAAGTCAGCCTTTAAATTTAAAGACAAACAAATCTATTTAGCCAAATGCACAGAACCTTTACCTATTCGATGGTCAAGACAAATACCAGACGGATGTGAACCAAGCACAGTAACAGTCAGATTACATCCTTCTGGGCGTTGGCATATCTCAATTAGATTTGATGACCCAACAATTAAACCCTTACCCCCAACCGATAAAGCCATCGGAATTGACTTAGGAATTAGTAGCCTTGTGATTACCAGCGATGGTGACAAAGTATCTAATCCCAAGCATTTTAAAAAGCATTATCAGAGACTGCGAAAAGCACAAAAAAGCCTTTCTAGAAAACAGAAAGGGTCAAAGAATCGAGAAAAAGCGAGAATCAAAGTAGCCAGGATTCACGCTCAAATCACCGATAGTAGAAAAGACCATTTACACAAGCTAACCACTCAATTAGTCCGTGAAAACCAAACGATTGTGGTTGAGAATTTAGCTATCAAGAATCTGGTCAAAAACCCGAAATTATCTCAGGCAATATCTGACGTTAGTTGGGGAGAAATTACCCGACAATTAGCTTATAAATGCCGTTGGTATGGGAGAAATTACCTCGAAATAGATAGATGGTTTCCTAGTTCTAAGCGGTGTAGTAATTGTGGGTATATTGCTGAGAAAATGCCGTTAAATATTCGAGAATGGGATTGTCCAGACTGTGGGACGCACCATGACCGAGATATTAACGCCAGTAAAAATATTTTGGCCGCAGGGCTTGCGGTGTCAGTCTGTAGAGCGACCATAAGACCAGAACAGAGTAAATCTGTTAAGGCAGGTGCGAAAAATCCTTCGGGAAAGAAGCAGAAACCCAAATCGTGA
- a CDS encoding Eco57I restriction-modification methylase domain-containing protein: MSREQISNLQDYLVDLWAKNPNPSWFEHKTHEKVLDVLNMADFLSPKYHLVVANPPYMGNKGINNRLKAFLQDNYSDVKSDLFSAFMVRIVEMTLHKGEIGFVAPYVWMFISSYENLRKFILEKTIITSLVQLEYNAFAPACIPVAK, encoded by the coding sequence ATGTCTAGAGAACAAATATCTAATTTACAAGATTATTTGGTTGATTTATGGGCGAAGAATCCTAATCCTTCTTGGTTTGAACATAAGACTCATGAGAAGGTGTTAGATGTGTTAAATATGGCTGATTTTTTAAGTCCTAAGTATCACCTTGTTGTGGCGAATCCCCCTTATATGGGTAACAAGGGGATAAATAATCGGTTAAAGGCTTTTTTACAGGATAATTATAGTGATGTCAAATCTGATTTATTTTCGGCGTTTATGGTGCGGATTGTAGAAATGACTTTACACAAAGGTGAAATAGGTTTTGTTGCTCCCTATGTTTGGATGTTTATTTCTTCTTATGAAAACTTAAGAAAGTTTATTTTAGAGAAAACGATAATAACTAGCTTAGTTCAATTAGAATATAATGCTTTTGCTCCTGCTTGTATTCCAGTTGCTAAGTAG
- a CDS encoding BREX-1 system adenine-specific DNA-methyltransferase PglX codes for MQKIEEENNSIFIEAYGLQDALTPEVPLKEITLTCNPHYRYNSDKPEEELENLLLADTIKEFISYSVGCMFGRYSLDKEGLILANQGETLQDYLKQIPKPTFTPTETNVIPILEEDWFSDVMI; via the coding sequence ATGCAAAAAATAGAGGAAGAAAATAACAGTATATTTATCGAAGCTTATGGACTACAAGACGCATTAACCCCCGAAGTTCCCTTAAAAGAAATCACCTTAACCTGTAACCCTCATTATCGTTATAACAGCGATAAACCCGAAGAAGAACTAGAAAACTTACTCTTAGCAGATACTATCAAAGAATTTATCTCCTACTCGGTGGGTTGTATGTTTGGGCGTTATTCTCTTGATAAAGAAGGCTTAATTTTAGCCAACCAAGGGGAAACCTTACAAGACTACCTTAAACAAATCCCAAAACCCACCTTTACCCCAACAGAAACCAATGTTATTCCTATCCTTGAGGAAGACTGGTTTAGTGATGTGATGATATAA
- a CDS encoding BREX-1 system adenine-specific DNA-methyltransferase PglX, whose product MIGELENYEQETLYPLAIAQKEIDLDDGVKVNYTKLGKALKNITGLS is encoded by the coding sequence ATGATCGGAGAATTAGAAAACTACGAACAAGAAACCCTCTATCCTTTAGCTATCGCTCAGAAAGAAATAGACCTTGATGATGGGGTAAAAGTTAACTATACTAAATTAGGTAAAGCCCTTAAAAATATAACAGGATTAAGTTAA
- a CDS encoding XisH family protein: protein MPARDYYHDIVKKALQKDGWTITHDPYRIRLARRKNLSVDLGAERLIAAEKGLEKIAIEIKSFHSSSEMKDLEEAIGQLVLYEHLLTRYEPERKLYLAVPEDVRQSIFEEEAGQVLIEDKIIRLFTFNVNQAEVMVWIT, encoded by the coding sequence ATGCCTGCCCGTGATTATTACCATGATATTGTCAAAAAAGCCCTTCAAAAAGATGGGTGGACAATTACTCATGATCCTTATCGTATCAGGCTGGCGAGAAGAAAAAACCTATCTGTTGATTTAGGCGCAGAACGTCTAATTGCCGCCGAAAAAGGTTTAGAAAAAATTGCTATTGAAATTAAAAGTTTTCACAGTTCTTCAGAAATGAAAGATTTAGAAGAAGCCATTGGACAGTTGGTTTTATATGAACATTTATTAACTCGCTACGAACCCGAACGAAAGCTATATTTAGCCGTTCCTGAAGACGTGCGACAATCTATTTTTGAAGAAGAAGCAGGACAAGTTTTAATCGAAGATAAAATTATTCGTCTTTTTACTTTTAATGTCAATCAAGCGGAGGTTATGGTATGGATTACTTAA
- the trmD gene encoding tRNA (guanosine(37)-N1)-methyltransferase TrmD, whose translation MQFDIITLFPDFFTSPLQSGLLAKALERDIARVNLVNLRDFAHDKHRRVDDEPYGGGVGMLLKPEPIFEAIESLAILPPREILLMTPQGEPLNQALLKTWAGSYQQLILICGHYEGVDERVCEHLVTREVSLGDFVLTCGEIPALAIINGVTRLLPGTVGKAESLKLESFEAGLLDYPQYTRPPVFRGWQVPPVLRSGNHQDIADWRYQQQLDRTKERRPDLWQKWLEEPD comes from the coding sequence GTGCAGTTTGACATTATTACTCTCTTTCCCGATTTTTTTACTTCACCGCTGCAGTCGGGGTTGTTGGCAAAAGCTCTCGAACGCGACATCGCTAGGGTAAATTTGGTCAATCTCCGGGATTTTGCCCACGATAAACACCGTCGCGTCGATGATGAACCCTACGGTGGTGGTGTGGGAATGTTATTAAAACCAGAGCCAATTTTTGAGGCGATCGAGTCTTTAGCAATTTTACCACCCCGGGAGATCCTGCTGATGACTCCCCAGGGGGAACCTCTCAATCAAGCTTTACTGAAAACTTGGGCCGGTAGTTATCAGCAGTTAATTCTCATCTGTGGGCATTATGAAGGGGTAGATGAGCGGGTTTGTGAGCATTTGGTGACTAGAGAGGTATCTTTAGGGGATTTTGTCCTAACTTGTGGAGAAATCCCTGCTTTAGCGATTATTAACGGGGTGACGCGCTTGTTACCCGGGACGGTAGGTAAGGCAGAATCGTTGAAATTGGAGAGTTTTGAGGCAGGTTTATTGGATTATCCCCAATATACCCGGCCCCCGGTCTTTCGCGGTTGGCAAGTGCCGCCGGTTTTGCGATCGGGTAATCATCAGGATATCGCTGATTGGCGCTATCAACAACAACTCGATCGCACTAAGGAACGTCGTCCAGATCTCTGGCAAAAATGGCTAGAGGAACCGGATTAA
- a CDS encoding cyanophycinase, whose product MIIELETQHSQNPTPISLKTAILVIGGAEDKVHGKEILHTFWNRAGGSEAVIAIVPSASREPVLIGDRYQKIFEEMGAKYVKVIDIRDRVQGEDPQFQAYIEECTGVFMTGGDQLRLCGLLSDTPLMERIRQRVQRGELTLAGTSAGAAVMGHHMIAGGSSGEAPNRALVDMAMGLGLIPEVIVDQHFHNRNRMARLMSAISGYPERLGIGIDEDTCAMFERDGTMTVIGCGTVTVIDAREMSHTNHHHVTANEPLSLHNLRVHILSYGDGYHLKKQQVIPKLGEKNS is encoded by the coding sequence ATGATCATCGAGCTAGAAACCCAACATTCCCAAAATCCTACCCCCATATCTCTCAAAACGGCGATTTTAGTCATTGGTGGTGCCGAGGATAAAGTCCACGGTAAAGAGATACTGCACACCTTTTGGAATCGCGCCGGGGGTAGCGAAGCAGTGATCGCTATTGTTCCCTCCGCTTCCAGAGAACCGGTTTTAATCGGCGATCGCTATCAGAAGATTTTCGAGGAAATGGGGGCAAAATACGTCAAAGTTATCGATATTCGCGATCGTGTGCAGGGAGAAGACCCCCAATTCCAGGCCTACATCGAAGAGTGTACAGGTGTATTTATGACCGGAGGCGACCAGCTGCGTTTATGCGGTTTGCTCTCCGATACTCCCCTGATGGAAAGAATCAGACAAAGAGTGCAACGGGGAGAACTGACCCTAGCCGGAACTAGCGCCGGGGCCGCCGTTATGGGTCATCACATGATTGCTGGGGGCAGCAGCGGGGAAGCACCCAATCGCGCTCTAGTGGATATGGCCATGGGATTAGGTCTCATTCCTGAAGTCATTGTCGATCAACACTTCCACAATCGCAACCGCATGGCCCGGTTAATGAGCGCTATCTCTGGTTATCCCGAACGTTTAGGAATTGGCATCGATGAGGATACCTGCGCTATGTTTGAACGGGATGGCACGATGACAGTAATCGGCTGCGGTACAGTGACGGTAATTGATGCCAGGGAAATGTCCCACACCAACCACCATCACGTCACCGCGAACGAACCCCTGAGTCTGCATAATCTGCGGGTGCATATTCTTTCCTACGGTGATGGCTATCATCTCAAAAAACAGCAAGTGATCCCTAAATTGGGGGAAAAAAACTCCTGA
- the cphA gene encoding cyanophycin synthetase, with translation MKILRTQTLRGPNYWSIRRDKLIVMRLDLEDLAEKPSNEIPGFYEGLIDVLPSLVEHYCSPGYRGGFFERVRTGTYMGHIIEHIALELQELAGTPVGFGRTRATSTPGVYNVVFEYVDEQAGRYAGRAAVRLCQSLVDTGTYSKEELAQDLADLRDLCNNAALGPSTETIVKEAQARNIPWLLLSARSMVQLGYGVHQKRIQATLSSFSGILAVELACDKEGTKTILKDGGIPVPRGTVIQYLDELPAAIEEVGGFPIVIKPLDGNHGRGISIDVKNQQEAEEAYDLASAASKTRSVIVERYYKGSDHRILVINGKVAAVAERIPAHVVGDGRSTVEELIEITNQDPNRGDGHANVLTKITIDKTALNVLGKQGYELTSILPQGAIAYLRATANLSTGGIAVDRTDEIHPENVWIAQRVAKLIGLDIAGIDVVTEDIRKPLKEVDGVIVEVNAAPGFRMHVAPSRGLPRNIAAPVIDMLFPPGTPSRVPILAITGTNGKTTTSRLISHICRQTGKVVGFTTTDGVYIDDYLVEKGDNTGPYSAGMILKDPTVEIAVLETARGGILRSGLAFNQCDVGVVLNVAADHLGIGDIDTIEQMAKVKSVIAEVVSAEGYAVLNADDPLTVSMAEKVKGRVAYFSMSPDNPIIHDHIRRGGMAAIYENGYLSILEGEWTLRIEEAVNIPVTMQGMAPFMIANALAACLATFVQGIDIELIRQGVRTFKPSVAQTPGRMNLFDLGHHHALIDYAHNPAGYEAVGGFVGNWPGEKVGVVGGPGDRRDDDLILLGKLSALMFDRIIVKEDNDTRGRRRGEVADLILRGISQENASMRPEVILDETEALEKALSTVSEGGLVVIFPESVTQAIDLIEKHRLLTDNQG, from the coding sequence ATGAAAATTCTCAGAACCCAAACCCTGCGCGGTCCCAACTACTGGAGTATTCGTCGCGACAAGCTCATTGTTATGCGTCTAGATCTCGAAGATCTCGCCGAGAAGCCATCGAATGAAATCCCAGGCTTTTACGAGGGATTAATCGACGTTCTCCCCAGTTTAGTCGAACATTACTGCTCCCCCGGTTATCGCGGCGGTTTCTTTGAACGAGTCCGCACTGGCACTTATATGGGCCATATTATCGAACACATCGCCCTAGAATTGCAGGAATTGGCAGGAACTCCCGTCGGGTTTGGTCGCACTAGAGCCACCTCCACCCCCGGAGTCTATAACGTGGTATTTGAGTACGTTGACGAGCAAGCGGGACGTTATGCGGGTCGGGCTGCCGTGCGTTTGTGTCAATCCCTTGTGGATACGGGAACCTATTCTAAGGAAGAATTGGCCCAGGATTTAGCCGATTTACGCGATTTATGCAATAATGCCGCCCTTGGTCCGAGTACCGAAACCATCGTCAAAGAAGCACAAGCTAGAAATATCCCCTGGTTACTCCTGAGCGCTCGTTCCATGGTGCAATTGGGCTATGGAGTTCACCAAAAGCGCATTCAAGCCACTTTAAGCAGTTTTTCGGGGATTTTAGCCGTTGAGTTGGCCTGTGACAAGGAAGGCACAAAAACTATCCTCAAGGATGGTGGGATTCCAGTCCCCCGGGGTACGGTGATTCAATACTTGGATGAATTGCCAGCGGCAATCGAGGAAGTGGGAGGATTTCCCATCGTGATTAAACCCCTCGATGGCAACCACGGCCGCGGCATCAGCATCGATGTTAAAAATCAACAGGAAGCAGAAGAAGCCTATGATCTAGCCAGTGCCGCCTCGAAAACCCGCAGCGTGATCGTAGAAAGGTACTATAAAGGCAGTGATCACCGAATTTTAGTCATAAATGGCAAAGTTGCCGCCGTGGCCGAACGGATTCCCGCTCACGTCGTCGGTGATGGGCGCTCAACTGTAGAAGAATTAATCGAAATTACTAATCAAGATCCCAACCGGGGTGACGGTCACGCCAACGTTTTAACTAAAATAACCATTGACAAAACCGCCCTTAATGTGCTAGGAAAACAGGGCTATGAATTAACCAGCATTTTACCCCAAGGAGCGATCGCCTATCTGCGGGCCACCGCTAATTTAAGCACCGGCGGCATCGCTGTGGATCGTACGGACGAAATTCACCCCGAAAACGTCTGGATCGCCCAAAGAGTGGCAAAATTAATCGGTTTGGACATTGCCGGGATCGATGTGGTGACAGAGGATATCCGCAAACCCCTGAAAGAAGTGGACGGGGTAATCGTAGAAGTCAACGCCGCCCCCGGTTTTCGGATGCACGTCGCCCCTAGTCGCGGTTTACCCCGCAATATCGCCGCCCCAGTTATCGATATGTTATTCCCCCCCGGGACTCCCAGTCGCGTGCCAATTCTGGCAATTACGGGAACTAACGGCAAAACCACCACTAGCCGCTTAATTTCTCATATTTGCCGACAAACGGGGAAAGTAGTCGGATTTACCACGACGGACGGCGTATATATCGATGATTATCTGGTAGAAAAGGGCGATAACACTGGTCCCTACAGCGCCGGTATGATTTTGAAGGATCCCACAGTGGAGATTGCCGTGTTAGAAACGGCCCGGGGTGGTATCCTGCGATCGGGTTTAGCCTTTAATCAATGCGATGTGGGGGTGGTGTTAAATGTGGCCGCCGACCATTTGGGTATCGGTGATATCGACACCATCGAACAAATGGCGAAAGTAAAAAGCGTTATTGCCGAGGTGGTTAGCGCCGAGGGTTACGCGGTTTTAAATGCCGATGATCCCTTGACCGTTAGTATGGCCGAAAAAGTGAAGGGAAGAGTCGCTTATTTTTCCATGAGTCCCGATAACCCGATTATTCACGACCATATCCGTCGCGGTGGCATGGCCGCCATCTATGAGAATGGCTATCTGTCGATTCTAGAGGGAGAATGGACGCTGAGAATCGAGGAAGCGGTTAATATTCCCGTGACTATGCAGGGAATGGCTCCTTTTATGATTGCTAACGCCCTGGCCGCCTGTTTAGCCACTTTTGTGCAGGGTATCGATATCGAGTTAATTCGCCAAGGGGTGCGGACTTTTAAACCTTCCGTGGCCCAGACTCCCGGTAGGATGAACCTGTTTGACTTGGGACACCATCACGCTTTAATCGATTATGCCCATAATCCCGCCGGATACGAAGCCGTCGGCGGTTTTGTCGGCAATTGGCCCGGGGAAAAAGTCGGCGTGGTTGGGGGGCCGGGCGATCGACGTGATGATGATTTAATTTTATTAGGGAAATTATCGGCGCTTATGTTCGATCGAATTATTGTTAAGGAAGATAACGATACTCGCGGTCGCCGCCGGGGGGAAGTAGCCGATTTAATTCTCAGGGGAATTAGCCAAGAAAATGCCAGTATGCGGCCGGAAGTGATTCTCGATGAAACGGAGGCTTTAGAGAAGGCTTTAAGTACGGTTTCTGAGGGGGGTTTAGTGGTAATTTTCCCGGAAAGTGTCACCCAGGCGATCGATTTGATCGAGAAACATCGACTCCTGACCGATAATCAGGGTTAG
- a CDS encoding DUF5615 family PIN-like protein, whose translation MRLLLDECIDRRLMREFTGYNIKTVPQMGWTGIKNGQLLGLASQEFDIFITVDKNLPFEQNLPQFNLAIIILQSQSNRLADLKPLVPKVLEVLATVTKGTATVVSL comes from the coding sequence ATGAGGCTTCTTTTAGATGAATGTATTGACCGAAGATTAATGAGGGAGTTTACAGGTTATAATATCAAAACTGTTCCGCAAATGGGATGGACTGGGATCAAGAATGGTCAACTGTTAGGTTTAGCTTCACAAGAATTTGATATTTTTATTACAGTGGATAAGAATTTGCCGTTTGAGCAAAATTTACCGCAGTTTAATCTAGCTATTATTATTTTACAATCACAATCAAATCGTTTGGCTGATTTAAAGCCTTTGGTTCCTAAAGTTTTAGAAGTTTTGGCAACAGTAACAAAAGGAACAGCAACAGTAGTAAGTTTATAA
- a CDS encoding DUF433 domain-containing protein translates to MAKYSPLIHVSPETMSGVPVFSGTRVPIQTLFDYLKAGESIDDFLEGFPTVTRERVISLLEEFEKELIDRVA, encoded by the coding sequence ATGGCTAAATATTCTCCTCTTATCCATGTATCTCCTGAAACTATGAGTGGTGTTCCTGTTTTTTCAGGTACTAGAGTTCCGATACAAACACTTTTTGATTATCTTAAAGCAGGAGAATCAATTGATGATTTTTTAGAGGGTTTTCCAACGGTAACAAGAGAACGAGTTATTAGCTTACTTGAAGAATTTGAAAAAGAGCTTATTGATAGGGTAGCGTGA
- a CDS encoding SulP family inorganic anion transporter yields the protein MSKNSRRVDFPDLPGLKNLRSYQWQWLGRDLLAGVTVAAYAIPQCMAYGDLAGVEPVVGLWTLVPAALVYALFGSSSQLSLGPESTTAVMTAAAIAPMVSLQGENYGSLAAFLALMVGLICLVAYVARLGFLANLLSKPILIGYMAGVAVIMIAGQLGKISGLSIRENTVFKEILAFFWGINQWHWPTLSLALLLLLFLFVIQKYFPKAPGPLLAVLLGTLAVATFHLDGEGVAVVGKISKTLPNFGLPTLDFSQLLPLVTAAVGIALVGYSDNVLTARAFAARHNQEIDANQEFLALGLGNLAAGFCQGFPISSSASRTAVGDSVGSKSQIYSLVVAVVVVAVIFSLGPLLALFPKAALGALVIYAACKLVDITGAKRLKSFRNSEFNLAVLTMVGVLTTGILSGVAIAIGLSVIDLLARITRPDDAVLGTVPGVMGLHALQDWPEAQTIPGLVIYRYDAPLFFANAADFKRRALNAIARETKPVEWFVLNTEALGELDSTAVEVLEELAAELSRQGIVFALARVKHDLYLQLQRSRLLDKISEERIYYTLPAAIEAFKNR from the coding sequence ATGAGTAAAAACTCCCGACGAGTCGATTTTCCTGATTTACCCGGGCTAAAAAACCTGCGCTCCTATCAATGGCAGTGGCTGGGCCGAGATCTCCTCGCCGGTGTCACCGTGGCGGCCTACGCTATTCCCCAGTGTATGGCCTACGGCGACCTGGCCGGGGTCGAGCCGGTGGTGGGATTGTGGACTCTCGTGCCGGCTGCCCTAGTGTACGCCCTTTTCGGCTCCTCATCGCAACTATCCCTCGGACCAGAATCGACCACGGCAGTGATGACGGCGGCAGCGATCGCACCGATGGTGAGCCTTCAAGGGGAAAATTACGGCAGTTTAGCGGCTTTTTTAGCCCTAATGGTCGGTTTAATCTGTTTGGTCGCTTATGTCGCCCGCTTGGGATTTTTAGCTAATTTACTCTCCAAACCGATCCTGATCGGTTATATGGCGGGAGTGGCGGTGATCATGATTGCGGGACAACTGGGTAAAATTAGTGGTTTGTCAATCCGTGAAAATACGGTTTTTAAAGAAATTTTAGCTTTTTTCTGGGGAATAAACCAATGGCACTGGCCAACCCTTAGCCTCGCTCTATTGCTGCTACTATTTCTATTTGTCATCCAAAAATATTTTCCCAAAGCACCGGGTCCCTTGCTGGCGGTTTTACTGGGAACCCTCGCCGTCGCCACCTTCCATCTCGATGGAGAAGGGGTGGCAGTAGTGGGGAAAATTAGCAAGACTTTGCCCAATTTTGGCTTACCAACCCTAGATTTTTCCCAATTACTACCCCTAGTGACCGCAGCCGTCGGCATTGCTCTGGTGGGCTATTCCGATAACGTCTTGACCGCTAGAGCCTTCGCCGCACGTCATAACCAAGAAATCGATGCCAATCAAGAATTTTTAGCCCTGGGACTGGGGAATCTGGCGGCGGGTTTTTGTCAGGGATTTCCCATCAGCAGCAGCGCCAGTCGCACCGCGGTGGGCGATTCGGTGGGCAGTAAAAGTCAGATTTACTCCCTGGTGGTGGCAGTGGTGGTGGTGGCGGTCATTTTCTCCCTCGGTCCACTACTGGCACTCTTTCCCAAGGCCGCTTTGGGTGCGCTGGTGATTTATGCGGCCTGTAAACTGGTGGATATTACGGGCGCTAAACGACTAAAAAGCTTTCGCAATAGTGAGTTTAATCTCGCTGTCCTGACAATGGTGGGGGTGCTAACCACGGGGATTTTAAGCGGGGTTGCCATCGCCATCGGTCTCTCGGTTATCGATTTATTGGCCCGCATTACTCGGCCTGATGATGCGGTCTTGGGTACAGTCCCGGGGGTGATGGGTTTACACGCGCTCCAGGATTGGCCGGAAGCGCAAACAATACCGGGGTTAGTTATCTATCGTTATGATGCCCCCTTATTTTTTGCTAATGCGGCCGACTTTAAACGTCGCGCCCTCAACGCCATTGCCCGGGAGACAAAACCGGTAGAATGGTTTGTTTTGAATACGGAGGCCCTTGGGGAATTGGATAGTACAGCCGTGGAGGTTCTCGAGGAATTAGCAGCGGAATTATCAAGACAGGGTATAGTTTTCGCCCTCGCTAGGGTTAAACACGATCTGTACTTACAATTGCAACGTTCTCGCTTGTTAGATAAAATTAGCGAGGAGAGAATTTACTATACTTTGCCGGCGGCGATCGAAGCTTTTAAAAATCGTTAG